The following nucleotide sequence is from Sphaeramia orbicularis chromosome 24, fSphaOr1.1, whole genome shotgun sequence.
ccacatgtgttcattcatagttttgatgccttcagtgagaatctacaatgtaaatagtcatgaaaataaagaaaatgcaaagaatgagaaggtgtgtccaaacttttggcctgtactgtatatatatatatatatatatatatgtatgtatgtatgtatttatgtatgtatatatatatatatatatatatatatatatatatatatatatatatatatatatatatatatatacaatacagCCTTGCCAAAAAAGTCCCATCCTTTAATAATTAGTTGGACTGCTATTAGCATTAGCTGTGACAATGTTTCTGTCAAACAGTGCTTATGCAATATTACAGGAAATGTCAAAACATTTCTTTTTGTCCATAGTTCTCTTAATTTTtgaccaagatcttgtattgatcaTGTCAGACCACTAATgcagcatttccactatgtggaaccggctcaactcgactcaactcgggtaccagatactattcctggagaccgtttccattgtaGGATATGTCGTTGTTTTGTTTCACAAAAACAAGGTGAAACAAGTGGATCGTCTCAAAGAAGAGGGATTTATTTTTGTACATAAAAGGTAAACAGGCATACTGACAGCATCTCAATGTCCCAATACCAGTTGCATCTAGTGAACGGTCTTTTCAAGGATTCCTCTGAGTttgttacatgtatgtgtttacGTAAGTGGTAGATAAGTCAGCTCAGCTGGCACCACTGTCTCTGTGTAAGGCCTTGACACCCTAAGATTATTTAtaacagcttgtatgaactttatacagagtagaagtgtgTCTAAAGTTGACATATAGTATAATATggttaaataatgacataatagaagtaaaagtaaataaaagtatagatccacaGATACTACCGACTTTTACAGTACCCGGACATCATAGTGATGCAGcacattacttctgtgtcgtttgctcagagagtcgctgataaactcgctcgttgcgtgttgtcttgtcaaactcatgctgaatttttacgtcggccaccaaagactgaatgtcctgactgaatggtgtagttttgcaggctgtcatcatgtggattaacctaccgctacatttactgtaaacttccacatctgttaacggtgggtcacagagacaactctctgaccaatcagtggtctgcagtgcttacacgtcacgttttagtatctggtccccagtcttagaaccttggcggaggtgataccaaaaaactagtaccaggtaccagactccaggtcctttttcataatggaaacgcaaaaaggtcgagtcgagttgagtcaagccggtaccatgtagtggaaacgcagtatAAAGTCTTGTCCAGCACATCATAAAGACTTTGAGTGGGGTTCATGTCTGGACTCTGGCCAATCCATGTGCAAACGAAGCCCTGAATATATATAAAACACCTCGCTCTGCTCAGAGCTTTTGTGTTTGAAGTAACTTCGATTATCTATCTTCAGTTCCACAATTACTGCATCTGGGTCCTCTGGGTCATTTGAGTTTGAAAAGTACACAATCATTCCAATTAAGTTTgaagtggataaaaaaaaaatccacctaaTATTATAGATGCATTTGTTTTAACAGTAGTTGTGGATGATGAACTGTGCTGCCTCTGGATCATTTACATGTTGGTGTTGATGCCAACTTTGTCCTCACAGGGATGGAACACAACTTCAACAAGTATGAAGATGACTTCATCACTGATCTGAACACGCCCTATGACTATGAGTCCATCATGCACTACAGGCCACTGTCCTTCAACAAGAACGAGAGCATTCCCACCATCACTACCACCATTGACTACTTCAACAACATCATTGGCCAGCGGCTGGACTTCAGTGCTGTAGACATCACCAGGCTGAATCGCATGTATGACTGTGGTGAGTTTCTCCTCTCGCGGCTGATGCTTAACTCCTTAATGCCTGAATTTATTTACAAGTATATTAAcaatttattatttgtgttttttgctttcaagtagatgctaaattaagtcgAGATTGTTATTTTGACTATAGCACACAAAACAGATAGAGTTGTGGGTATGATGCATATTTGCAACAACAGGCAATAAAGgtaaaaaagcacattttttgATTTCAGTCAAGcagatggttttattgatgccacattattttcagtgtcctaACTGTAACACCAACTATCTTAACTGTTATTATCCAAACAAACACATCTTAAGCTTTTGATTtggaacatgggtgtcaaactcattttagttaaggttcTACATATaacccttttccaccaaactggTTCCAGGGCTGGTTTGGAGCTGGTGGCTGACTTAGCACCAATTCTTTGTGTTTCCACTGCTCACCGGCCAAACCGGTTCCAAAGTGGTTCCAAACAGGTCGAAGTTGGGCACCAACTTCGAGCTGGGCTAAACCGAGGCCAGACTAAGCACCGATGACGCAATCTCCTGCGTCATTGGTGGGCAGGGGTTACAGACCCAAACTGGAACAGTGAAAGCTATGAACCAGCATTTGTATAAGTGTATTTGTAAAAGTACAACCAGTggggttttagtttagtttttagacaAAGAGTAATCGATGGCAAAAACAAGCAGCAGTGGACTGAGGAGCAGACCCAGTGCATTCTGACACTGTCAGCTTCATCCAAAGTCCAACACAAGTCTCACACAAAGCCGGTGTtcaaaaaaatataaagagatgGATACAACTGGACCCTGGATGAGTttctaaacaaactaaagaagTTGAAGAAAgactacagggaccagaaaagacaGTTTGGACGCAGCGGACAGCCCAAAAGAACCCCACATTTGTACCTGCTGGACTAGGTTTTAGGGAACTGGTGAATCCGACTACAGGTGTGCTGAACTCGGACACAGCAGACACGGACTGGCGGCTTTGGATTGTGGACAAGTCTGTTGTTCAAACAGCGGAAAACGATACTGGTAAGTTTTGTTTCTCAAAGTCATGGTTAATATCTCACAAGAAGTCAGCTTTAGAGATTAAAGTGAGCTACAAACGTTACGGATGTTAAAACACTAGCTAGtggtatgctaacaacaagctaGCAGTAACATTTCCGTGTTGTCTCCGAAACACTGTTTCCTTGGTGGGTTcataaaagtcagaactgaaccgAGTAGTTAACTGAACCATGTTCCAGTAGAATGGGTTATTGTCCACAATGGGGAGAACATGTTAAATTAAaacatattttctttgttttgttctttacagttgttgtccatggatgaggaggcagattcacagcaACACCACCTGGATTTTACTTCCCTTGTATAAAGTTTctaaaagcattttttatttgaaccttttttttttttttttacttcagtgtgaataaacccatttgaaatCCATGAAGTTCATTTTGTCCTTGTTTTCCTGTGCCTCACATAAACTTGGGTAACAATACTgctctgctgacctcactaattatcagtgttgggcagtagcgtTGCTACTTGTAGCAAAGCTAGTAACTTACTACAATTTTCAGTAGCTTGGCGGTAatgtcactatttcctgaatcaagtaacgtttcagtagcttaactcttttattgatcaagtagCATGGTAACGACCACAGACGCTATTTTTTGGCTTAACACTGTGGAGAAGCACTTTGTAGActagaaaatgtaattatataatcCACAACACAAGCACTTAAGATTGTTCGGAACAGGACACACACATTGTCTGCACAGGACTCACTATAAACCAAGCATTTTGCCTGGAGTGGGCATGTCTTACTCTCTCTTAAACACAAGAGCAGCGCTTTCTTCTAGGCGAGTGCCTCCCGCACCAGACCCAGTCACGTGATCACATTTTATGATGACGTAATGACACGGCTCTGACTTGGCTCTTGTCCTGTGGAAAGGCAAACCGGTTCTTTGAAGgcaccaggttggaaccagttaGGCACCGGCTCTAGCACCAGCACCGAGctagcaccaggttctttttggtAGAAAAGGTCTAATACAGACCAGTATTATCTCAAGGAggatggaccagtaaaataacaaataaataataacaaatccaaattttcctcattgttttagtacaaaaaagtaaaattacatcataaaaatgtttatgcttacaactgtcctttcacaaaaagatgtgaataacctgaaaatccaTGAacaatttaagtgcaattttaacagtattatacttcaatttatcatttacacatgtacattacaacttacagaacacagtggatctacaaatacacaacacatttagaaGCAGCAGTCTGGAACTGAATGATACAATGTTTAACTTTACACATTTTGTTACACTTTGTTttgaatgaaaaaataatcacttgTGAAAAGTGCAGACATTTTCATTTACATCATAGACACAAAATGTACTCATAGTTACATTCATAACCATATGGCCATGTGTTAACAAAAAAGCTTTAACTACACAAAATTATAGCATTATTATTGCCATTTACATCTCCTGGCTTAAGTATATTATATTCTTCATCTTCATATATTCTTCATCAAACAAGAGTGTGTGTACCCTGCCTGGAGGGTTACCAGGGctccaccctggagccaggcctggggttggagCCTGTGGGCAAGCGCTTGGTGGTCGGGCCTTTGCCCGTGGGGGccagccgggcccagcccgaCCTGGTGACATGGACCCATCGCCCTGCGGGCCCACCACCCTCCTTCACTGTGAAGGTCTCTGTGCTGTGGGCCTCAGGGTGGTGTGTGGCTACGTCTGATGGCTCCACCTCGAAGTGGGCAAAGAAGAGGTTCAGCTCCTCTGCCAGCAATGCATCACCTTCCGCAGCACCAAGGTTAGTCCTGTAGTTGGTGAGTTGCTGGAATCTCTGCCACACCTacctgctgttgttgctgtccaGGTGGTCCTCGGTTTTCCTCCTGTAGTCCAACTTGGCCTTTCTGAAGCCTCTCTTAAGGTTGACTCAGGCCATGCTGTAGAGCCCTGTCTCCAGACCTGAAGGAGGTGTTCAACTGCTGGACCTCCTGAGTAATTCACGTCTTCTGGTTGGGGTAGACCTGGATGCGTCTGTCCAGTCACAGTGTCTATGCAGTATTTAATGTCACATAAAATACTGTCAGTGAACACCAGATCCAGATGTTCAAAAATATCCCAGTTCGTCCTGCTGAAAGCTGCTGAGAGGCACTATCAGACCAAGTTTTCACAGTCTTTGAGGTGGTAAGAGCAGTTTTCCTGAAGGGGGCATATGCAGGGATTGAAAACAGCGACAATTTTTCAACCACTGGCACCACTGGCCCTGATGTGGtagtagggtgaccaggtgtcccactttgcttgggactgcacagcattatgaccattttttgtCGCATCCTGCAAATTGAAACAATGTcccacatttgattggctctggctctgTAAAGTGCAGTACAGTCACCTccctccaaacatgactttcattttatagcggagacagcgctatcaccattggctgtgtccactgtcaaccaacatacacgtggggtcaggagtccatcaacctgtcaccggcGTCCTCCTGACCTCCTTCTGTAGGGATGAAGCGAGGACAGACATaaaagggtgggagctggtatcgggacggagaggtgtgagtggagctgaggtgtcaacgGTCATGGGAGGTGGTtcacacgggaggcggaacgtgtGGGAGGCGGTCCTGCCCAacgctgcttgcagctttaatttttttactgtgttagaATGCAAAATGTTTAACTGTTCTGTGTATGAATGCGcaaaggtttttggtccaagtaattttaAGTTGGCTGGAAGTGGAAACCGCTGTTAAAATATTGTCAGTGATGCCTTTTTGTTTCATTGCACATAGATTAATTTagctttgagggttgagaacttGTActcaaattaaaaagaaaaagctgattttctaaaagtaattacaatatttgaaacttgaaatttctttttgagtttttacaagtagatttttttttttgttttgtttttacaagcaaaaaaagttgatgAAACCcgtgcaaaaaaaaagcaaaaaataaatgcccagtgcaaagATATGCATactacatatttatttataagcTTGACAGTAAAatggacattgtttaaaaatctagactttgttccagcattacagttacatgtcccacattgtcccacacacaCTCCtctagagccccccccccccaggtcttACCAGAGTCTACTGTCcttccccaccccccccacccctgatcttACCAGAGTCCACTGTCCTGTCATGCTGCTGTGCTGTATAGCCTGCTAGCTCGATAGCTGATTccaggatgaatgaatgaagccaGGTTTCTGTGATCAGCAGAATGCAACTGTCCTTCATACTGTTGTTCGTAGCAATAAGCAGCCTCAGTTCATTCATCTTGTTGACGAGTGATTTGGTGTTTGTCAGAAAAAGGCTGGGGAGTGGTGGTCCATTTGGCTGCCTCTGTAGACTAGCTAACGTGCTGGCCCTGCAGCCTCACTTCTGCTTCCTCTCTCTGCCTTGGCCTCCTCACTGCGGGGATGGTAATCCATGGACAGCCTCCTCATTATGTCCACCAGGATCTTGTGTGTGTAGAGAAACTCAGCTGTAACACTCCACTCATAATGAATTCCAATATGAAGGACATTTAAGTAGATGCACGTGTAGTTTGCCCAACAGAAATTACACAGGACAAGTAAAAACATTTACACATACTGCCATACAAAGTACTGACTCGAGTAGCTGCTGCAACTGTGTGCACTGCCATCTTGGAGTATGGAGATCCAGGAAATGGCACTTCCTAATCAAAATGCCTGTGTGTGCTGAAAGCCATGTAAATACAAAACTAATCAGTGAGTAGCCTACCATTACCATTATGGCCAAATGTTGCCAATTTGTTACAAACCAAAATAttcaaataactttaaaaatgcCCACCACACATACTCTACTTCAATATATCAGCTGGAGAGGCAGAAATGAATTGTCAAATATTTTTTATCTTAGCACAACTTACCTTATATACAAAAACTGCTACAAATTTATGCCCTTGTTTTGCGCATGTCCAAAGTGGGAGCGTTCGCTTCATTCAACTGGCTCTAATGTCCATCACCAACCGATCCTATGAGAAACAACTGCTTGCCAAAAGGTTCCTAGGAATTTGTTGAATATACCCAAATCGCTATTGGGGGGAATATACTGTATACACTATACAGTACAGTACACTCAGCTGTTTTTGTGATGGAAACGGTATGTCGTGAATTAATGACAGTCGTCACTAAGGGATTATGGTGGGTTACGTCCTGTGTCAGTGATGCAGAGGGTCAGTCTCATTCATAGGGTGATCATTGAGAGTGCTTTATCATCACCATGTTGTCTCAAACTAAACAAATCAACGTGACTCAAATTTCTGTTGCAGCCAACACCCACACTCTGCTGGACCAGTGCTCATTTGAGCTGATTAACATCTGTGGAATGGTCCAGAGTAGCATCGATAATGCCGACTGGGTCCAGACCTTGAGCTCTCCAAATGACACTGATCACACCCTTGTAGGGCGCTGCAGAGGTAACTGCTTACAACATTATTTAATGCAAAATGTTCAACTGTTGTGAATACTGTATGTTTGAAACATATGGAATGTAAAAGAACTTGGATAAAACCAGACATATTTATACAAGTAAATTTAGCCCACCTtcctattttttattgtttagaACAGATGTTGCTGCAAAAGAAGGCAATAAAACATGTAATGATCTGTGCTTATTTTTCAAGATTCTGGTTACTTCATGAAGTTTGACACGTCTTCTGGCGAACCTGGGAGCAGTGCTTTGCTGGAGTCACGTATCCTCTACCCCAAGAGAGCCGAGCAGTGTCTGCAGTTCTTCTACAAGATGAGCAGAGTAGCTGGAGACAAGCTGGTGTTATGGGTCAGAAGTGATGATGGGACTGGAAATGTTCACATTAACAAAAAGATCCAGACCATtacaggtgttttgttttgttttgttatttatttgaagaaaaaaagttaaCATTTCTATCCCGAGGAAGTTGAATTCTGTGATTTAAGACGTTCAGTATATTGCAAATTTCAGTAGGCTATTAAGTTCAATATTTGTCTTTCAGGAGATGGAGATGATGCCTGGAAAGTAGCCCATGTGTCTCTCAAACTGAAGAACAAGTTCCGTTATGTTTTCCAAGGAATCAGGGGGTCACTCACCTCCTTGGGTGCCATCTTAATCGATGACATTACTCTGACTGAGACTGTTTGTCCCAATGCCATCTGGCAAATCAAAAACTTCCCAAACCTTCTCAATACCACAGCTCTGGGTAGTTCACTGACAAGCAAGTGCTTCTATAACTCCGAGGGCTACTCATTTGGCCTAAGGGTATACCCAAACGGAAGGCTTCCTGGTTACCCAGAATACTTAGCCATTACCTTTCACCTCTGCAGCGGGGAAAATGATGCAGTAATGGAGTGGCCAGCCAAAAACAGGCAAGTGACCATCATTGCCATGGACCAGGATCCTGACGCTAGACTGAGGATGTCTTCTACCAGAAGCTTCACCACAGGTCACTCTACTTAAATAAACAATTTACTAGAAAGAGAGTCAGATcatcaaaattttatcatttcagaTAACATCATACTACATTGTGTAATTAAGCTAGCATCTCTGTTGAGCTTTTTAAAGAAAcagcaatgttttttttgttttttttttctccctaaatGCTAACATTAATGTGGTGACAATACTGCAAGAATTTGGTCATAAACATTTGTAGGTTTCAGATTTCCACCATTACATCTAACACATGGACTTTACAAGACTTTATGATAAAAGTACATTTATTGGGAAAGGTTAACATAATAAACATTAGTGAGCAGCTCACTAACAGTAAAAGGCCCAGTGTGCAAAATGTATGGATATTTATGCAGATCTAATGACAGAAATGACCATAAGTATGTTTTAACTAGTGTATAGAATCACAAACAATCTGAGTAATTTTGTTTCCATAAACGTAGATTGAACTGTGTATATCTAAAGAAGGAGCAGGTCACCAAATCTAGCTGAATTGTACTGTAGTTCAGAACTGACTTTGGATTATAGATATGATGATTACCATCAGTAAATAATCATTTGGGACTTTGTTATAACTTATTATGATTGTTCTAGTTAATGTGTTGTAAAATAATCTAAATTACTGGTCATATTAGCTAACTGTTAATAAACTATTAGCCATTGCTTATTCCTCCAGGCTGCATCTTTCTtgtcacttattattttgttttgaatTGAGTCATTTTCATGAGGGAACAGGaaaattattctttttatttatttatttacttcatgGGTTGTTTCTGTGTGACTacatatttttcactgaaaacataatAAGTAGCATAATAGTGAACCAAAGTAGTGAACTTTTCACGTGGAATGTAAATGCCTTTATACTACATCAAAAATACTGTAACAGTAATGGGATACAATGCATTTAAAAGCTCCCAATTCTTAACATAAGCAGTCATTAGTGCAACAGTTAGGtgcagtttgtttttatgttttggaaTATTATTTAAGCTACACCTCCTCTTCTTTGGATTTTCTTCTACTCAGACGGTGACGCCAGCTGGAACAGACCAACAGCAACTTCAGGAGCATTGTGGGATGCCGACTGCAGCTGCTACCGTGGGAAGGACACAGGCTGGAGCACATTCATATCTCACACTCATCTAAAGAGCAGGAGCTTCCTCAAGAACAATGACCTCATCATCACTGCTGACTTTAACGGTACAAAATAGAAACATCCACTCTTTCACCTGCTTAAACTACAATACACTATCTAAACTCGGATTGGAAATTGGCTCACATTGTGCTGTTTACATGCATCCAAACGTTTGTCTGTTGATCATTTCCCTTGACTTGAAAATTATCTTAGCAGCATgacagcatttttttctttttataacactatttatttatttatttatttaattatttatttattcattcattcattctttggtACATCAGGGCTGTATGCTTACTTTTTTAAGTGGTAGCACTGGTGCTAGCAAGTTAAAAATTTTAGTAACACAAAGACAAATTTGTAGCACACACAGTTGGACTGTTAGTTAACGTGTTTATTGGCTAAATTAATTTCATACTGATCAGAAATTCTAACAATGTTTAACAACAATTACACTgattctttaacctttatttttcctCCACCTGAAAACAACAGgatgaatttaaacatttttaaatatgaaaaatcaacagtacagtacagttttCAATGCGTATCAGTGAACAGTCTGTGCTGGTCTGAATTATTGTGTTTATGAACGTTGTCACGTTTAAATATGGTACTCCCTGTAATGTATGGTGTATTCCCTGCCATCCATTTGCCTGCTGCCATGCAATACTTataaaacattgcctttttggtCTGATTGTATACAAGCCAGGGGAAATCTTTTCACCACTGAGGGTTGAATCAATATATTACTGAATCAGAGGAGACAGCCCGGCCCGATGAAAAAGCGATGTGTGAAGAAGATTCAGTGTCAGACTTCATAAATGCTGTAGTACTATTGTCCTCCAAATGGCATCTTTTATCCTCGATGTTGTGACATACTGAGGTAGAAACTACAGAAAATACCTATTTTGCTTGaggcttcttcttgttctttgttgttatgtaaaacataacatgctcacacttgaaaaccctcggccgtaggaaaattttcaaaatattgactgtcactgatatgttgatttgcaatatgtaaaatatttgagactgtgaattaatactggaattggtttgtgcaatAGATCTAAAAAGGAATCGTAGGGTTACTTCCGTAATCCCTGGTTCTTTGATAACAGAGTGAGGTGTTTCACTATGGGAAGTGCTTTATGCGTGACCATCAACTACGGAAGCTCCAATGACATCACGTCTGTCAATGACAGACAGGTCGAGCTATGCTTGGGGACCCACCCCCTCCTATTACCACAGCCGACCTCTCCCTCCTAAATCATTTAAGCCGGTTTCTTCCATGCCAGCAAGGAGGGAAATGTTGGTGAAACACCTCACTCTGTTATCAAAGAACCAGGGATTACACAAGTAACCCTCCGTTCTTTTTCTAACGTCGCTTGGAGTTTCACTAAGGGAGATATAGCCCCTCCCGAATTGCAACCGCTCCCTGACGCCGTGACCCTACACGACTTCAAGAGAGACCTTTATGCTAGACCATCAGTACCTGCCTCCAGCACTGCATGAGACAGTGATGgatgaacaacatcaagtctatAAAAGCGCACAAACTTGTGAGGCGCTGCCCAACTTGCCACTGTGCAAATGTCCTGAACTGACACTCCTCTAAATAAGGCCCACGATGAGGCCATGCTTCTGGTGGAGTGGGCTCTCACTCCCAGAGGTGGCTGAGAGCCCTTACACCTGTAAGCAATAGAAATGGCTTCCACAATCCAGTGTGACAGCCTTTGATGGGACACTGGCCTGCCCTTATGAGGGGTGGCCCAGGAAACAAACAACTGATTGGTTCTCCTGAACTCAGGTGTTCTATCAACATACACCCCCAGAGTCCGCACAGGGCATAGGGTGTGAAGGCGTTCGTCCTCCTCTGAGGAGAACGGTGGAGGGTGAAAAGCTAACAGCTCTAAAGTAGGACATCTATATGATGGCTCCATTACTTTAGGTACAAACGCTGGATTAGGCCGAAAGCATGCTTTAGCATGCCCAGGAGCCAACTCCAAACACGAGGGGTGGACCGACAAAGCCTGTAGGTCACTCACCCGCTTCGCAGTGGTCAGAGCCAGAAGCAAAGCAGTTTTCACTGAAAGAAATCTTAACCCCACCACCTCAATGGGTTCAAATGGGTGGTGTGAAAGGGCGTCCAGAACCAACAACAGATCCCACAAAGGCACCAGTGGCCTGGACACTGGGAGCTTACAGCGGGCCCCCTTCATGAAGCGATATACCAACGGATGTTGCCCCGCCGACTTCTCACCAAAACCTACATGACAAGCTGAAATTGCTGCCAAATAGACCATAA
It contains:
- the mep1a.2 gene encoding meprin A subunit alpha gives rise to the protein MGSGDGFMKIALLVGTFVFSQVQPLPTCTIDDADAGELREDIPEINRGLKNLFEGDIAGDPSRNAILDETRRWKFPIPYILMDSLELNAKGVILQAFEEYRLRSCVDFKPYEGETSYISFTKLSGCWSYVGDDKVGQNVSIGARCDTKSIVQHELLHALGFYHEQSRSDRDDYVKIWWDQIEEGMEHNFNKYEDDFITDLNTPYDYESIMHYRPLSFNKNESIPTITTTIDYFNNIIGQRLDFSAVDITRLNRMYDCANTHTLLDQCSFELINICGMVQSSIDNADWVQTLSSPNDTDHTLVGRCRDSGYFMKFDTSSGEPGSSALLESRILYPKRAEQCLQFFYKMSRVAGDKLVLWVRSDDGTGNVHINKKIQTITGDGDDAWKVAHVSLKLKNKFRYVFQGIRGSLTSLGAILIDDITLTETVCPNAIWQIKNFPNLLNTTALGSSLTSKCFYNSEGYSFGLRVYPNGRLPGYPEYLAITFHLCSGENDAVMEWPAKNRQVTIIAMDQDPDARLRMSSTRSFTTDGDASWNRPTATSGALWDADCSCYRGKDTGWSTFISHTHLKSRSFLKNNDLIITADFNDLTHLIKTEVPVKPSTPKKDITDEEPVSEVQIGPEESKHRVARATNLCHPNYCLNGGVCVESEGQASCRCASSQASYYTGARCEIMNFDRSILGALVGGVAGTVILTVAIFTVVRQAQ